The Chrysemys picta bellii isolate R12L10 chromosome 3, ASM1138683v2, whole genome shotgun sequence DNA window GcttgctaggatcatctgggtaTATTTCATTTAATGAATACCCTGCCATTGCAGAGGTCTCGAGCactggtccctcctattctctgccagtggcacataatagtttagtctaCTGCGGGCTGTAATTCTTTGgtttaattttggttgttgggtttagtgtgtgggtgttCGTGGCCTGTGATGTCCAGGAGATCAAACAAGatgatctgatggttccttctggccttaaactctgaggaTGACAAAGTAGGGTTAACTTGGCTCCTATGTTAGGGTTCACAAACACAACAACAAAACTCTAAATAAATTGTTTAACACCTCTCTTGCACCATAACTTTTGCTTAGCACAGATGCCTTTGATTGTATTTAACAGTTTTGTGTAAGTTGCCTGATATTAAGACTTCCAAAATAAAGGAAAACTCACTAGGTCTTTGGACAACTAGAATAGAAGGAAGTATTAAGGCACTTAAGAAAGAAACTAAAATCAAGACAAGACCTTGCTACTAACTGTGAGCTAGCTGACTGATCCTAGCATGCATGTTTCTCGTAGGACTGGTAACAGCAATGAGGACTGGGGACACAGTGCTGAGATGAGGCCTTAGCTACCGTATTGACTTGTGCGGGTAATTAGTAAGCACCTGTGAGTGTCTACCCTGCAGCTGAGAGTGAGcctgctaaaaataacagtacGGAAGTTAcagcttgggctctcaagcccacccaaccccctgggtctgagctcgaGCTACTAACCTGAGTCTCCTCCAGAGCTAGTGTCCACTTCGCTATCTTTACTGTGCTGGCTCAAGCTCCGTTAGCACAAGTCAGTCTTCTGGGCTGGAAGGGCTTGCTttgaactgcagtgtagacatacccagaatgACTCTAGGAATTCATCACTAGGGAGTTCCGTCCCCACCtgctttaaaattatttaatttaacaaacattttcagGTTTTTTGGTTAATTAGCAGCACTCTGTATCACCTTCCTGCCAAGAGTGCGGGCTATAATCAGATGGGATTAATAACCTGTTGTGAAGATAGTGATTAGGGATGTAAAAGTTTAACCGGTTAACCAGTAAGCATCAGTCTTAACGGTTTCGGTTAATGATTAAACTCCGCTACCGGCCCCGCACccggggtcctgctgctggcccaaGGTCCCGGCAGGGGGATCGCACGTAAAACatgggagtgctgcagcaccccctgcactctTAATTCCCCGCCTATGTGAACTCCTTAACGGTTAATCGTTTAAACAATAGAATTTTAATAGGTTTAACGGTTACTATTTTTAAACCCTATTTACATTCCTAATAATGACCTCAGAGAACAGTGCTGATGTTTTGCTGCTCTTCCCTCCTCTTTCACCTGGGATCATTTTAAGTGGCTTAAACCCAATGAAATAAATTTGACTCAATTTCCAAAACTGGTGCAAGGCAATTCAGCAGTGAAACTTGCATTCCTACAGGGCTAAGCATAAACACTTTCCAGACAGGCGGAAGGTGTAACCTCTCTGTCCACAATGAGTTTGCCTGGTGAATTGCCTGAGGGTGCCGCCTTTTATGTTGCAGGCAGAAGAGAACTTGGGGATGGTAATGATCTTCACTCTAATGTCAGCTGTacaagagaaattaaatgaaatagTGGATCAAATAAAAACAAGACGAGAGGAGGAaaagaaacagaaggaaagagaagcagaggaggcagaaaaggtgggtgaagtaTTCCATTTTCAACTAACAATTTTTTGGTTTTCCTTCCTAAAGCTGCTGTAGTTGCTGTAGGATTGGCTAGTAGTAGAATTGTCCCAGACACACACAACTAGCAGAAccaaaaacaatatttaaaagttCAGATGTAGCCACACATTGAGCACAACTTCATTGATTTAATAAATCATAAATATTGCACTTTCCAGGTTGAACCTTTCTGGTATTTACTGAATGCATAATAGCTTCTGGCACTGCTTTAAAAGCTTGGGGCATGTCCTCTGACCACTCCACTCCCTTTGGACCCCCAAATAGCACAGAGAGTGGACACTGACATTATCCCTCTAGCCAAATATTCTTCCTTGAAATGAGAGAGTGCCCACGTAGTGCAGAGCTGGCGTTAACCAGCTGTATGCCATCCTCCGTGTGGCTTTCATTTTAAGTGGAAGGAAGGGATAAGGAGCAGAAGGGGCTAGAGTATATTGCATTACTCTCATACTGTTCTCAGATGTTAAACAGTCCCTGGGGCACTGTGGCCGGCTGTTGAAGGTTTGAACAGCCTGTACAGTTTTCTgatgcctcctctccctcctttatAACATGAATGCCACCAGGAAGGGGGATAACTCCATTCCTCTGTCTCGGTCGATTGACTTGATGGAAAAGAAGTTGGATGGCTCAACCTCTAGTGTCAGCCAGATCCAGTAGCCTATTCACTGTAGCCTGGTATTTCTTTGCCACCACTAAGTAGCTCTTTCCATTCTCAAGATGCATTAGAAGAAATTCCACCACTGAGTTTTCACTTCTTTCGGTAGCAGCTAGATGGCTGTAGGACTCAATATCCCTTCAGTTGGGATCCCGTCACTATAGGTCTGTTCACACACTCATGCTCTTTGGTGTTTCCCTGGTATTTACATCTCAGAATGCACTGCATTTCTGAAATCCCACATTATGAGGTTTGGCTGTGGGCTTTTACAAGCACAAAGCACTCTAGAAGCCCCATAGTATGGAGGAATGTGATTGCACAGCAGGGTCACTATGTAGTTTCCAcatgagggaggtggtggaaggaACAAttattctcctctccctccatgatAGAGGAGGAGTCTTGCTGGTCACatatttcacccccccccccccccctctgtggtACAGATGTTAAATATAAACTTGTTCTGTGGTTTTAGGAATTTTAATAGCAAATATTCACCTACAAAGCATCTCTGTCCATCCTTACCACTCACGTACCCGCCCCTTGTTCATTGTGACTTGACCTAAACCACTAATAAGGTGCACTCCCCACCTGTGCATATGCTGCTCTATCTTATTGGTATTACATTATAGATCCAAATCAAAACAGGGATTTTCTACAGTAGTTTTCTGTGAATAAATTTGCAAGCCACATGTAAAAAGAAACAAGAATGTCACACTTTTCACTTGGTCTTACTGTAGTGTGGTTAATTTGCTGTAAGGAACCTAGTTAAAATTGGTGCCTAGTAGTTACTGCTTCTTGGTATACAATAATTTCAACCATAAAGAGAATATTAATCTTTACTCTTTGCTTTGCCACTgagctcttaattttttttcttttgcagctaTGTTTCCATGGCACTCCTGTTACAATCGAGAATTTCCTAAGCTGGAAAGCAAAGTTTGATGCAGAGCTCctagaaattaaaagaaaaaagatgaaaGAAGAAGAGCAATCAGGCAAAAATAAATTAAGTGGTATGACTTTACAATTTTCTCCAAGTTTGCCAACTTATCAGACCAGTGTGTCAGATAATGAAACCACGTCcaagaattttaatttttatacTAAAAGATTTGTCAGACACCAGTAACGTCTGATTGTTAACAGGGAAGATTTATCTTGTAAATTGAGCGTTAGCGTCTTACTGTTGTGCCTTAGAAAGGAGGCTTGAGCATTTATGTTGGAGCAAGTGTGAATCCTAAATGTTTCCATTTCTCTCATGAAACCCATTCACAGCATCAAGGAATGGTGAGGAAAATTGGAAAGGGGAGGTAAATGGAGAGTGCTACGGTAGGGTAGTCTGTATTAACTGGAACATATAGATTGCCAGCTCCACATTAAATTATTCAGCTGAATGTAGATGTTGGTATTGTTTCTGGTTCGTCACTACAAAATAGGTGATATATTTGTTAATGCATGAGACAGTTAACCAATATAAAGAAGACACAATCTCTTGTGCTCTGAGAGGTTGAGAAGCAGGGTTTGGTGGTGGTGCAATATTCTTACTGTCCGTATAATTTGGTTTAGTCTGCCCATATGCCATAAGGGGGGCAAAATTGATATCAAATGGGCAAAGCCTGAGTTACCTGTAGGAACTGTCTATGGAGGAGGAAATCTTCACCCTCAGACAACTGCACAGGTTGGTTGTGGCTGCAGCAATTACCTCTGGAGAGTAGTAGTGATTATGGCCTGTCATTGGACCCCTTCCCTTCAATGGGATTACAGCCTCGTAGATCCATATCTTCTCTTTTTAGGACCATGCTGGCCCACTGAAAGTATCCCCTCCATGGTTAAAATCAGGGCAATGCTGCAGAGCTTGGCTCCGTGGCACAGAAAGGGTGAAGACCATATATAGACTTTCTTCTGGCTGGCCTCCCGCATAGCTGAAATGCATCATTTTCATTGTGTTTAAGCCAATTTGCTTGTGCATGAAGCGAACCAGGGTTGTGCCAACAAAGCAAATACTAATGGTGTAGCTTGTGTGGAATAGATAGATATCAGAGACGTGGCTTCAGATCCTGAGGTATTGACTTGGATGGGAGTTTGGCTGAATAAGAACCTCTGGATTtggcccctgcagtgtcaaagagttttttgcagtgtagttgtagccatgtcagtcccaggatattcgagagacaggatgggtgaggtaatatcttttacttgaCCAAcatcagttggtgagagagacaagctttcgagccatgCAGAGCTTCTCCTCATGTAACTTGTGAGgatgtgtgtgttgttttttttaatttattaggttAAATTCATGGAAATGTATGTTTGAAAGGATTTTGCTAAATCTGACATGTTTTCAGAAGCCATGTGTAGTAGCAATACAAATATAGATGTCTTAAGCAATTTAATATGAACATTAGGCACGTTAAATGGTTTTTGAGTAGATTGTAGAATCAGTATAAAATGAATTCCATTAAATTCTCAGAAGATAGGTAATGTGGGCATGGAAAGATTCATGTCCATTTTTATAAAAGGTTCCATTTTACTTTACATGGACACATGGTAGGAAGGGGAATCAAATACATGCTGAATGCAACAAACATGGGCCTGAT harbors:
- the RWDD1 gene encoding RWD domain-containing protein 1 isoform X2, with the translated sequence MVMIFTLMSAVQEKLNEIVDQIKTRREEEKKQKEREAEEAEKLCFHGTPVTIENFLSWKAKFDAELLEIKRKKMKEEEQSGKNKLSGKQLFETDHNLDTSDIQFLEEAGNSVEVDESLFQEMDDLELDDEEDDPDYNPVDLDSD